The following proteins are encoded in a genomic region of Cryptococcus gattii WM276 chromosome I, complete sequence:
- a CDS encoding Hypothetical Protein (Similar to TIGR gene model, INSD accession AAW43246.1): protein MPATRQKEEGDQTPNGTQKRPRNANKQWATDIDDNGVSAERHVAIWLASTSQNERLTNYHRWTIGHEKKDYLADQCHQYLIEKGCDSRRQVKGVFLKINHIVDTFNRASMLGSGINGNAEEAEGSNLASQRNNICPLYEILAPVLVNRPPTAEHSSSPSLHRSLDPPNPERAASRARVQRQNESLEDEPFNDDDDADEDDRGAMNVDIRDNGPRGQDGHFSDDADLEMDDVTAVNDRGNELARQKERNDERRHIEKLVMLRRHHVNLMKYKREKLGFAHRKMDLQERNTRAKERKVELMDYKAKTKELIVKLEERNTKAKERIAESQERRVKAKERILEIQIYQAKMRRWYNQMDLFIKSGKNWEEASALTGPEPDSIFNI, encoded by the exons AGAGAGGCACGTCGCTATATGGCTTGCATCCACTTCTCAAAATGAAAGACTCACCAACTATCATCGCTGGACAATCGGTCATGAGAAAAAAGACTACTTGGCGGATCAATGTCACCAATACCTTATTGAGAAGGGTTGCGACAGTCGACGCCAGGTTAAAGGCGTCTTTCTCAAA ATCAACCACATTGTCGACACTTTCAACAGGGCATCCATGTTAGGTAGTGGGATAAATGGCAATGCTGAGGAGGCAGAGGGGTCAAACCTTGCTT CTCAAAGAAATAACATTTGCCCATTGTACGAAATCCTTGCCCCAGTCCTTGTCAACCGACCCCCCACGGCTGAACATAGCAGCTCCCCATCCCTGCACCGCTCTCTCGACCCTCCTAATCCAGAACGCGCTGCTTCGCGAGCCCGGGTCCAGCGCCAAAATGAGAGTCTCGAGGATGAGCCGTTCaacgatgatgatgatgcagatgaagatgatcGGGGCGCCATGAACGTTGACATCCGAGACAACGGTCCTAGGGGTCAAGATGGTCACTTCTCCGATGACGCCGatttggagatggatgatgTGACCGCGGTGAATGATAGGGGTAACGAGCTAGCCAGGCAGAAGGAAAGGAACGACGAAAGGAGACATATAGAAAAGCTGGTCATGTTGAGAAGACACCATGTCAATCTGATGAAATACAAGAGGGAGAAATTAGGATTCGCCCATAGGAAGATGGATTTACAGGAAAGAAACACAAGAGCAAAAGAACGCAAGGTGGAATTAATGGACTATAAGGCAAAAACAAAAGAACTCATAGTGAAATTAGAGGAAAGAAACACAAAAGCAAAAGAACGTATTGCGGAATCACAGGAAAGAAGGGTAAAAGCAAAAGAACGCATCTTGGAAATACAGATATACCAGGCGAAGATGAGACGTTGGTACAATCAGATGGATCTATTCATCAAGAGTGGAAAAAATTGGGAGGAAGCAAGTGCCCTGACGGGACCCGAGCCTGATAGCATCTTCAACATATGA
- a CDS encoding uncharacterized protein (Similar to TIGR gene model, INSD accession AAW43247.1) gives MSSVPSPHHPPSRPVLQPTSTNTLHSHTPVASSSTHMYQNHTLLGPNGIGSSLMRIDIHAIKQELHDVLGEAGLPYWKSLNAYLVGQLGRGELEEMVRGWLKKDHLHLHNKLLSSLLTNASISTHDGTSSSLQQRHKRQRPSVNDPDFDVNDTLIESKRRVEGWVMNLGKKERARVKKALAGAAEKGAMGVATAAAAAAAAEKDMWGGIGEKRWSPYTSNSLIPPLALPTRHLPSSHQLSLRLSQFAKLHDLSIPSTSSSTGASAADDIGEFMAVGMDAHMGDILHGIVHLTGRDRPGETTIRVPLGKRAREDMQQPDNDQNQNQNQNPSTSISTSRGNIPPPDLETFHHLFTLHPNLHPNISPAIHRLMTAHTLAELEAANPYPNPNLHANVNGNANGNIPKAVLMPSTCELAGDGKSTSTSMSASAKGGSVPTIPTQPSQPQLHPKTSTAPGPVSIPGRQQQQQQQQKPRSEIIASQLLVNGLLKLDKAGGHAGRDGKDGGRDGGRDGEDGKKERKHNLHWKYEDPALLLRDVLG, from the exons ATGTCGTCCGTCCCATCCCCTCACCATCCTCCATCCCGGCCTGTCCTCCAGCCTACATCAACAAACACTTTACATTCACATACACCCGTTGCTTCATCCTCTACGCACATGTATCAGAACCATACACTCCTAGGACCGAACGGAATCGGATCGTCCCTGATGCGGATAGACATTCATGCCATAAAGCAAGAGCTACATGACGTCCTCGGCGAGGCGGGATTACCATATTGGAAAAGCTTGAATGCGTACCTGGTAGGACAGCTGGGGAGGGGAGAACTAGAGGAGATGGTAAGAGGATGGTTAAAGAAAGACCACT TACACCTACACAATAAACTCCTTTCCTCCCTTCTTACCAATgcttccatctccacaCACGACGgcacctcctcctccctGCAACAACGACACAAACGCCAAAGACCATCGGTCAACGATCCCGATTTCGATGTGAATGATACTTTGATCGAGAGTAAACGAAGAGTCGAAGGCTGGGTGATGAATCTCGGGAAAAAGGAACGAGCGAGAGTAAAGAAAGCTTTAGCGGGGGCAGCAGAGAAGGGCGCTATGGGTGTAGCcacagcagcagcggcagcagcagcagcagaaaAGGACATGTGGGGAGGTATTGGCGAAAAGCGATGGAGTCCTTACACTTCCA ACTCCCTCATTCCCCCTCTCGCACTCCCCACACGCCATCTTCCCTCATCCCATCAACTCTCTCTTCGTCTCTCTCAGTTTGCCAAACTACACGACCTCTCCATcccctccacctcttcctccacaGGAGCATCAGCAGCAGACGATATAGGCGAATTCATGGCGGTCGGGATGGACGCACATATGGGCGACATTTTGCATGGGATCGTACATCTCACAGGGCGGGATCGGCCGGGAGAAACGACGATTAGAGTGCCGCTTGGGAAGAGAGCGAGGGAGGATATGCAACAACCCGACAACGATCAGAACCAAAACCAAAACCAAAACCCCAGCACATCCATATCCACATCCCGAGGTAACATCCCCCCACCTGATCTCGAAACATTCCACCACCTCTTCACTCTCCACCCCAACCTCCACCCCAACATCTCCCCCGCCATCCATAGACTCATGACAGCACATACCCTCGCTGAACTCGAAGCTGCCAATCCTTATCCTAACCCCAATCTCCATGCCAATGTTAATGGTAATGCTAATGGAAATATACCCAAAGCCGTTTTGATGCCTTCCACTTGTGAATTAGCTGGGGACGGAAAGTCAACGTCCACATCAATGTCAGCGTCAGCAAAAGGCGGCTCCGTCCCAACAATACCCACACAACCATCCCAACCCCAACTCCATCCCAAAACCAGCACCGCTCCCGGCCCAGTCTCCATCCCAGGCAgacaacagcagcaacaacaacaacagaAACCCCGCTCCGAAATTATCGCTTCTCAACTCTTGGTCAACGGTCTTCTTAAGCTGGATAAAGCAGGCGGACATGCCGGCAGGGACGGCAAAGACGGCGGCAGAGATGGCGGGAGGGACGGAGAAGATGggaaaaaggagaggaaaCATAATTTACATTGGAAGTATGAAGACCCGGCGTTATTATTGAGGGACGTCCTCGGATGA
- a CDS encoding aspartate-tRNA ligase, putative (Similar to TIGR gene model, INSD accession AAW42769.1) — MSENAPVNAANPEVAPLQSSADAPAQEGAPAPAGPSKSELKKRAKEAEKAKKAAERAAREEEERKQREARASEDTAKQNYGKLPLHQSQERNGQKRLKFHELSNGLVGQRVVFRARLHNMRPQGAKIVFLTFRQQTHTLQGVLVASKEGDEHQVSKQMLKYATLIPSEAIVLVEGVVKEAEVKSCTIQNYEVGIQKIFTAVEVNELPFSIDDAARPESDFQRMETEDVQFARVALPTRLDNRVMDLRTPTNQAIFRIQSAVCQLFREHLNSEGFIEIHSPKLQGAATESGASVFKVKYFDREAFLAQSPQLAKQMAIAGDMERVYEIAPVFRAEDSNTHRHMTEFMGLDLEMAIEEHYHEAVDVLDNMLIHIFRGLQTKFKHEIETVKKQFPCEDFLFLEKTLRLPFKEGMKLLREAGATDAEGNPIGELDDMSTENEKLLGRLVREKYNTDYFILDKFPLAIRPFYTMPDPVDPTLSNSYDFFMRGEEILSGAQRIHDPTFLVERMKDVGIDPASMTGYLDAFKLGAPPHAGGGIGLERVVMLFLKLGNIRRASLFPRDPKRLAP, encoded by the exons ATGTCCGAGAACGCCCCAGTCAACGCCGCGAACCCCGAGGTCGCCCCTCTCCAGTCCTCCGCGGACGCCCCCGCCCAGGAAGGTGCCCCCGCCCCCGCCGGCCCGTCCAAGTCCGAGCTCAAGAAGCGGGCAAAGGAGGCTGAAAAGGCTAAGAAGGCGGCCGAGCGCGCAgcgagggaagaggaggagaggaagcAGCGGGAGGCCCGGGCGTCGGAGGACACGGCGAAGCAGAACTACGGCAAGCTGCCCCTGCACCAGAGCCAGGAGAGGAACG GCCAGAAACGCCTCAAGTTCCACGAGCTCAGCAACGGCCTCGTCGGCCAGAGGGTCGTCTTCCGGGCCAGGCTGCACAACATGCGTCCCCAAG GAGCCAAGATCGTCTTTCTCACCTTCCGACAACAGACCCACACTCTCCAAGGTGTACTCGTCGCTTCCAAAGAGGGTGACGAGCACCAGGTATCCAAGCAAATGCTCAAGTACGCTACTCTTATTCCT TCCGAGGCTATCGTCCTTGTGGAAGGTGTAGTGAAAGAGGCCGAGGTCAAGAGCTGTACTATCCAAAACTATGAAGTTGGAATCCAAAAG ATCTTCACCGCCGTCGAGGTTAATGAGCTTCCATTCTCGATCGATGATGCTGCCCGTCCCGAATCCGACTTCCAGCGA ATGGAGACAGAGGACGTTCAGTTTGCGAGGGTTGCTTTGCCTACGAGACTTGATAACCGAGTGATGGATTTGCGA ACACCTACCAACCAAGCCATTTTCCGCATCCAGTCCGCTGTTTGCCAACTCTTCCGCGAACACCTCAACTCTGAAGGGTTCATCGAGATCCACTCGCCCAAACTCCAAGGTGCGGCCACCGAATCTGGCGCGTCGGTCTTCAAAGTCAAGTACTTTGACAGGGAAGCGTTTTTGGCGCAGTCCCCCCAGTTGGCGAAGCAGATGGCTATTGCCGGTGATATGGAGAGGGTTTATGAGATTGCCCCTG TATTCCGAGCCGAAGACTCCAATACTCACCGCCACATGACCGAATTCATGGGTCTCGATCTCGAAATGGCTATTGAAGAGCACTACCACGAAGCTGTCGATGTCCTCGACAATATGCTCATCCACATCTTCCGTGGTTTGCAGACGAAATTCAAGCATGAGATTGAGACGGTGAAAAAGCAGTTCCCATGTGAGGATTTCTTGTTTTTGGAGAAAACGTTGAGGTTGCCTTTCAAGGAAGGAATGAAGCTGTTGAGGGAAGCGGGGGCGACGGATGCGGAGGGTAACCCGATTGGAGAGTTGGATGATATGAG CACTGAGAATGAAAAACTACTCGGTCGATTGGTTCGTGAAAAATACAACACCGACTACTTTATCCTCGACAAATTCCCTCTTGCCATCCGTCCCTTTTACACCATGCCCGACCCCGTTGACCCTACCCTCTCCAACTCGTACGATTTCTTTATGCGCGGTGAAGAAATCCTTTCTGGCGCACAACGTATCCACGACCCGACCTTTTtggtggagaggatgaaggatgtGGGGATCGACCCGGCGTCGATGACGGGATACCTCGATGCGTTCAAGTTGGGTGCCCCGCCCCATGCGGGAGGAGGGATTGGGTTGGAGAGGGTGGTGATGTTGTTCTTGAAGCTGGGGAATATTAGGAGGGCGAGTTTGTTCCCCAGGGATCCAAAGAGGTTGGCTCCTTAG
- a CDS encoding saccharopine dehydrogenase (NAD+, L-lysine-forming), putative (Similar to TIGR gene model, INSD accession AAW42771.1) encodes MAATAPESATTSANARPRQPIWLRCEKKPFEHRSALTPTTAKKLLDSNFDVYVEKDPQRIFDDGEFEAVGCKIVPHNTWPSAPLDVPIIGLKELPESTEPLPHTHIQFAHCYKHQGGWNDVLRRFAQGKGTLYDLEFLEDPVSHRRVAAFGFHAGFAGAAAGALAFAAQQTQNGQGKLGELKPYPNEGEMVKEVSQALESTKQGKKGVKVLIIGALGRCGSGAVDLFRKAGVAEENIVKWDMAETAKGGPFPEILNVDIFVNCIYLSKPIPKFITSEFIAEAGPDRRLSVVVDVSCDTTNPHNPIPIYSINTTFPSPTVEVDTKGVGKRCTVISIDHLPTLLPREASEQFSTDLLPSLLQLPERKTAEVWVNAEKLFREKLEEARKYDEEHGIKA; translated from the exons ATGGCCGCCACAGCTCCCGAGTCTGCCACCACCTCTGCCAACGCCCGCCCCAGACAGCCCATCTGGCTCAGGTGCGAGAAGAAGCCATTTGAGCACCGCTCAGCCCTTACACCCACTACCGCAAAGAAGCTCCTCGATAGCAACTTTGACGTCTATGTCGAGAAGGATCCTCAGCGAATCTTTGACGACGGTGAATTCGAGGC TGTCGGCTGCAAGATCGTCCCTCACAACACTTGGCCTAGCGCTCCCCTCGACGTGCCTATTATCGGCTTGAAGGAACTTCCCGAATCCAC CGAACCTCTCCCCCACACGCACATCCAATTCGCCCACTGCTACAAGCACCAAGGCGGATGGAACGACGTCCTCCGCCGATTCGCCCAGGGCAAGGGTACACTCTACGACCTTGAATTCCTCGAAGACCCCGTTTCCCACCGACGTGTCGCCGCATTCGGTTTCCATGCCGGTTTCGCCGGTGCTGCCGCCGGTGCCCTCGCCTTTGCCGCGCAACAAACCCAAAACGGTCAAGGCAAGCTGGGCGAATTGAAGCCCTACCCCAACGAAGGCGAGATGGTCAAGGAAGTGAGCCAGGCGCTGGAGAGCACCAAGCAAGGCAAGAAGGGAGTAAAGGTGTTGATCATTGGCGCTTTGGGACGATGTGGATCCGGTGCTGTTGACCTTTTCAGGAAGGCCGGTGTTGCCGA GGAAAACATTGTCAAGTGGGACATGGCCGAAACCGCCAAGGGCGGTCCATTCCCCGAAATCCTCAATGTCGACATTTTCGTCAACTGCATCTACCTCTCCAAGCCGATTCCCAAGTTTATCACTTCGGAATTCATCGCCGAAGCTGGACCTGATCGTCGATTGAGCGTTGTCGTCGATGTCTCTTGCGA CACGACCAACCCCCACAACCCCATCCCCATCTACTCTATCAACACCACCTTCCCCTCCCCCACCGTCGAAGTCGACACCAAGGGCGTCGGCAAGCGATGTACCGTCATCTCCATCGACCACCTCCCCACCCTCCTCCCTCGTGAAGCTTCCGAACAATTCTCGACCGACCTTTTGCCTTCTCTCTTGCAGTTGCCAGAGAGGAAGACGGCCGAGGTTTGGGTGAATGCCGAAAAGCTGTTTAGGGAGAAGCTTGAAGAGGCTCGAAAGTATGACGAGGAGCACGGCATCAAGGCTTAA
- a CDS encoding Hypothetical Protein (Similar to TIGR gene model, INSD accession AAW46844.1), which yields MPHLSKKQQALRDIDNRVSRLYPFVSNHLFRRQIQYLLSLRRKYESERYYERLPHSTHYENHDYLFQKRSLLPSTDDKMIKTLHMNYAEFRSLVALFGDHTIFKSKGRKPQAPPEVQLATCIYRMAGGERESTVENHFNLSHGSVSHYTDRSLIAIASSLREHVSWPTDAERAVLARKLYAQYGLPSCVGFIDGTDIHPTSSIGLEKALKLIAVVDHLRRFRYCWSILSAPVSDQTAQDLSDFQTISDRLFSPKEYVLGDADMKSSNTVIPLFKRGRGGQATVGPKAYFNHKCAEAQVIAEQAFGILKNRWQILKKCRLTCRTVKDEARFFTISVACLILHNLLIETWKDSLTASEVEEVMSIRGGVTETGEEPQNDRRDDIVMEMIRDEVRATKISTIFADRPSSLEHRNATHIRVERKGLLVPTLSFLSKQSHMEKSRPVPSYYGLIYLSTLATTS from the exons ATGCCGCACTTGAGCAAGAAACAGCAAGCTTTGCGTGACATCGATAATCGTGTCTCTCGTCTCTATCCTTTCGTATCCAACCACCTTTTCCGAAGGCAAATCCAATATCTTCTTTCTTTACGCAGAAAATACGAAAGTGAGCGCTATTATGAGCGACTTCCTCATAGTACGCATTATGAGAACCATGACTATCTTTTTCAAAAGCGCTCCCTTCTGCCGTCTACCGATGACAAGATGATCAAGACCTTGCATATGAACTACGCAGAGTTCAGGAGCCTTGTAGCCTTGTTCGGAGATCACACTATTTTTAAGTCAAAGGGGAGGAAGCCTCAGGCGCCGCCGGAGGTACAGCTAGCGACATGCATCTACAGAATGGCAGGAGGCGAGAGAGAGAGTACCGTGGAGAATCATTTCAACCTGTCTC ATGGGAGTGTATCTCACTATACCGACCGATCACTAATAGCCATCGCATCCTCTTTGAGGGAGCACGTTTCTTGGCCTACTGACGCAGAACGGGCTGTCCTTGCCCGTAAGCTGTACGCTCAGTATGGGCTACCATCATGTGTCGGCTTCATCGATGGAACTGACATACATCCAACGTCATCGATTGGACTCGAAAAGGCGCTTAAGCTGATCGCTGTGGTTGATCATCTCAGGAGATTTAGATACTGTTGGAGCATCCTTTCTGCGCCTGTCAGCGACCAGACGGCCCAAGATCTCTCAGATTTTCAAACGATTAGCGATCGATTATTCTCTCCAAAGGAATATGTTTTGGGCGATGCCGATATGAAATCGTCAAACACAGTTATACCTTTATTCAAGCGAGGGAGAGGGGGGCAAGCCACAGTCGGACCGAAG GCCTATTTCAACCACAAATGTGCTGAAGCTCAGGTGATAGCTGAACAGGCATTTGGGATCCTCAAAAACCGTTGGCAAATTCTAAAAAAATGTCGCCTTACTTGCCGAACAGTAAAGGATGAGGCTCGCTTTTTCACGATCAGTGTAGCTTGTTTGATTCTCCATAATCTTTTGATTGAGACTTGGAAGGACTCGCTGACTGCAAGtgaggtggaggaggtAATGAGTATTCGTGGAGGGGTCACTGAGACCGGTGAGGAACCCCAAAATGACAGGCGGGATGATATTGTTATGGAAATGATTAGGGATGAAGTTC GAGCTACAAAGATATCAACTATCTTCGCTGACCGCCCGAGTTCTTTGGAGCACAGAAATGCAACCCACATCCGTGTTGAACGAAAAGGATTACTGGTACCGACACTCAGCTTTCTCTCTAAACAAAGTCACATGGAGAAAAGCCGTCCGGTACCAAGCTACTATGGACTTATATATCTATCTACGCTCGCTACTACAAGCTAA
- a CDS encoding uncharacterized protein (Similar to TIGR gene model, INSD accession AAW42773.1) yields MPKPRQRTAAQRQTKEDEDSSLLTTEQEQEIRELREKNQQNNVQSQNALDVGILTCILIWLIYSSGIQIKSHLRSSSPIIPLLALIQLILLPLSLTPHFLPGPLRPYVSSPSNHLLLLSIHLTVSVFAILLRNQQAGASLEAPALEVGEVARWGLPCLVVGGVEMQRRGERTAEERLRLLEGAKYEVKGA; encoded by the exons ATGCCCAAGCCACGACAGCGAACAGCCGCCCAGCGGCAAACcaaggaggatgaggacTCGTCCCTTCTTACCACCG AGCAGGAGCAAGAGATCCGGGAACTTAGGGAGAAAAATCAACAGAACAATGTTCAATCCCAAAATGCCCTTGACGTCGGCATCTTGACTTGTATCCTCAT CTGGTTAATCTATAGCTCTGGTATCCAAATAAAATCCCACTTGCGTTCTTCCTCACCTATCATCCCTCTCCTTGCCCTTATCCAActcatcctcctccctctttcCCTTACTCCGCACTTCCTCCCTGGGCCTCTCCGCCCGTACGTCTCCTCCCCATCCAACCACCTCTTACTCCTCTCCATCCATCTCACCGTCTCGGTCTTTGCTATTTTGCTGCGCAACCAGCAAGCGGGTGCGAGCCTGGAAGCGCCAGCATTGGAAGTAGGAGAAGTGGCGAGGTGGGGATTGCCGTGTTTGGTGGTAGGAGGCGTGGAGATGCAGAGGAGAGGGGAGAGGACGGCGGAGGAGAGGTTGAGGTTGTTGGAAGGGGCGAAATATGAAGTCAAGGGGGCTTGA